The Verrucomicrobiia bacterium genome window below encodes:
- a CDS encoding prepilin-type N-terminal cleavage/methylation domain-containing protein → MHPRTTHPAGSRANPSRSVSGFTLLELCVALAALAILLVLVMPALAKAQSKMRSNRCLSNLQDVGTAVSLYIQDSNDKLPYAALRYSDGQEEHHLAWDDLMGPYLGVEMTPLQRDQDGASGAGSFKMLSCPQDAIPVLMEKGVDRKESRRSYAMPEHNLGLNMIAGRMATAADWPPSPVNQTGIGIRLDGRPGQVSPRWNQDDEPGTKAAPKWQTSFYVPMITTPSSTLFLTELFDGANKVGSWNGATISDASSHLPKGAAAPSQINYLMVDGHVESRLPAASVTASSVPAGAWTVWQDD, encoded by the coding sequence ATGCATCCGAGGACCACCCATCCTGCCGGAAGCCGCGCCAACCCCTCGCGGAGCGTATCTGGTTTTACTTTGCTTGAGCTGTGTGTCGCTCTGGCAGCTTTGGCCATTTTGCTGGTGCTGGTCATGCCGGCGCTGGCAAAAGCCCAGTCCAAGATGAGGTCCAACCGTTGCCTTAGCAACCTTCAGGATGTTGGCACTGCCGTGAGTCTCTATATTCAAGATTCCAACGACAAACTGCCTTATGCTGCATTGCGCTACTCAGACGGACAGGAAGAACATCATCTGGCGTGGGATGACCTGATGGGTCCATACCTCGGCGTAGAGATGACTCCGCTTCAACGCGACCAAGATGGGGCGTCTGGCGCTGGCTCGTTCAAAATGCTGTCTTGCCCGCAAGATGCTATCCCTGTGCTGATGGAAAAAGGGGTTGACCGCAAGGAAAGCCGCCGCAGTTATGCAATGCCCGAGCACAATTTGGGATTGAACATGATTGCCGGGCGGATGGCCACTGCAGCTGACTGGCCACCTAGTCCAGTCAATCAGACCGGGATAGGCATCCGTTTGGACGGCCGACCGGGACAGGTGAGTCCTCGCTGGAATCAAGATGATGAACCGGGCACCAAAGCGGCTCCGAAGTGGCAGACCTCTTTCTACGTACCGATGATCACTACGCCCTCCTCCACTCTGTTCCTGACAGAATTGTTCGACGGAGCAAACAAGGTGGGTTCGTGGAATGGAGCAACCATCTCCGATGCCTCCAGTCACCTACCCAAAGGTGCGGCCGCCCCCAGCCAGATCAACTACCTCATGGTTGATGGCCACGTCGAGAGCCGTTTGCCTGCTGCGTCTGTCACTGCTTCCTCAGTTCCAGCCGGTGCTTGGACGGTTTGGCAAGATGACTAA
- a CDS encoding DUF1080 domain-containing protein codes for MPIKRLLALALFCTAFVPAPFALASGLNTLTKEEESSGWKLLFDGKSFNGWRTFKDGGKIGAGWKIEDGLLHKLPNVTSGDIITESAYTDFEFSWEWKLAEKGNNGVKYFIIPERKAAIGHEYQMIDDTTVKDDLSKTASFYLIVAPMPDKPLKPMGEWNQSRIVVKGTHVEHWLNGVKVTEYECGDAKILEQVAKTKFKSALKFGEKVTGHILLTDHKDECWFRNIKLRELK; via the coding sequence ATGCCCATCAAACGCCTGCTAGCCCTTGCCTTATTCTGTACCGCTTTTGTACCTGCGCCTTTCGCACTTGCGTCCGGCCTCAACACCCTGACGAAAGAGGAGGAATCCTCCGGGTGGAAACTGCTCTTCGATGGCAAATCTTTCAACGGCTGGCGCACTTTTAAAGATGGGGGCAAAATCGGCGCAGGATGGAAGATTGAGGATGGGTTGCTGCACAAATTGCCGAATGTCACTTCCGGCGATATCATCACGGAGAGTGCATACACTGATTTTGAATTCTCCTGGGAGTGGAAACTGGCGGAGAAGGGCAATAACGGCGTGAAGTACTTCATCATCCCGGAACGCAAAGCCGCCATCGGCCATGAGTATCAGATGATCGATGACACGACTGTGAAGGATGATCTTTCCAAAACTGCCTCCTTCTACCTCATCGTTGCGCCCATGCCGGACAAACCCCTGAAACCGATGGGCGAGTGGAACCAATCCCGCATCGTGGTGAAAGGGACCCATGTTGAGCACTGGCTCAACGGGGTGAAAGTGACAGAGTATGAATGCGGTGATGCGAAGATCCTGGAGCAAGTGGCCAAAACAAAGTTCAAAAGTGCGTTGAAATTCGGGGAAAAAGTCACCGGACACATCCTGCTTACAGATCACAAGGACGAGTGCTGGTTCCGTAATATCAAGCTCCGCGAATTGAAGTAA